One Aphidius gifuensis isolate YNYX2018 linkage group LG3, ASM1490517v1, whole genome shotgun sequence DNA window includes the following coding sequences:
- the LOC122851347 gene encoding glycine-rich protein DOT1-like isoform X4: MEGAPPSRGGFRGRGGGPMRGRGSFGDRGRGGPPRGGMMRGRGGPGPMRGSPPGMRGRGGPPRGGRVTYISGGPPESSLSGPGAPPPGMSGPSRGNSRGSPGGFRGRGRGDFSSRGESRGGGYRGRGSGMDRGGGRGSSNFSRGGGGPPRGSMGRGNGGPSSGYNDRGSRGNGVDRGSRGGPMKRGRGPPGVGGPPKRPRYDPPPTQAVNGYAAQPTSQGYGNPGNGYGGQQQAAPVSGYAAGGGGGGGSAYGPPQGGYQQSSYPSYEAYPAPADYSQPAYPAQAPPDNRYVQQVPVTGGFNSDPYNYVGYQQESVAPVLGGGGGEDGGGYPGNPYDDQSCNPAVMTGRGGYSTHYDYSSQDGGYGKQDYGGSVGYQNVQSQRYY, from the exons atgGAAGGTGCACCACCAAGTCGAGGTGGTTTTAGAGGTCGAGGTGGTGGTCCAATGCGTGGACGTGGAAGCTTTGGTGACAGAGGAAG ggGCGGCCCACCCAGAGGAGGAATGATGCGAGGTCGAGGTGGTCCTGGTCCAATGAGAGGTAGTCCACCAGGTATGAGAGGTCGTGGTGGTCCTCCCCGTGGTGGTCGAGTAACATATATTTCAGG agGACCACCAGAATCAAGTTTATCTGGTCCAGGTGCACCACCACCAGGTATGAGTGGTCCATCTCGAGGTAATTCACGAGGTTCACCAGGTGGTTTTCGTGGCAGAGGACGAGGTGATTTTAGTAGCCGTGGTGAAAGTCGTGGAGGTGGATACAGAGGACGTGGTTCAGGAATGGATAGAGGTGGTGGAAGAGgttcaagtaatttttcacGTGGTGGAGGTGGTCCACCAAGAGGCAGTATGGGTAGAGGAAATGGTGGTCCTAGTTCTGGTTATAATGATAGAGGAAGTCGTGGTAATGGTGTTGATCGTGGTAGTCGTGGTGGACCAATGAAACGAGGTAGAGGACCACCAGGAGTTGGAGGTCCACCAAAAAGACCAAGATATGATCCACCACCAACACAAGCTGTCAATGGTTATGCTGCACAACCAACAAG tCAAGGATATGGTAATCCAGGCAATGGATATGGTGGTCAACAACAAGCAGCACCTGTAAGTGGATATGCTGCTGGTGGCGGTGGTGGTGGAGGTAGTGCATATGGTCCTCCACAAGGTGGATATCAACAATCATCATATCCAAGTTATGAAGCTTATCCAGCACCAGCTGATTATTCACAACCAGCTTATCCAGCACAAGCACCACCAGACAACAGATATGTACAACAAGTACCTGTCACCGGTGGATTTAATTCAGATCCTTACAATTATG tGGGTTATCAACAAGAATCAGTTGCACCAGtacttggtggtggtggtggtgaagATGGTGGTGGTTATCCAGGTAATCCTTATGATGATCAATCATGTAATCCAGCAGTTATGACCGGCAGAGGTGGCTACTCAACACACTACG atTATTCAAGTCAAGACGGAGGTTATGGAAAACAGGATTATG GTGGCAGTGTTGGTTACCAAAACGTCCAGTCCCAGCGatactattaa
- the LOC122851347 gene encoding glycine-rich cell wall structural protein 1.8-like isoform X5 has product MEGAPPSRGGFRGRGGGPMRGRGSFGDRGRGGPPRGGMMRGRGGPGPMRGSPPGMRGRGGPPRGGRVTYISGGPPESSLSGPGAPPPGMSGPSRGNSRGSPGGFRGRGRGDFSSRGESRGGGYRGRGSGMDRGGGRGSSNFSRGGGGPPRGSMGRGNGGPSSGYNDRGSRGNGVDRGSRGGPMKRGRGPPGVGGPPKRPRYDPPPTQAVNGYAAQPTSQGYGNPGNGYGGQQQAAPVSGYAAGGGGGGGSAYGPPQGGYQQSSYPSYEAYPAPADYSQPAYPAQAPPDNRYVQQVPVTGGFNSDPYNYGKAPQQVGYQQESVAPVLGGGGGEDGGGYPGNPYDDQSCNPAVMTGRGGYSTHYDYSSQDGGYGKQDYG; this is encoded by the exons atgGAAGGTGCACCACCAAGTCGAGGTGGTTTTAGAGGTCGAGGTGGTGGTCCAATGCGTGGACGTGGAAGCTTTGGTGACAGAGGAAG ggGCGGCCCACCCAGAGGAGGAATGATGCGAGGTCGAGGTGGTCCTGGTCCAATGAGAGGTAGTCCACCAGGTATGAGAGGTCGTGGTGGTCCTCCCCGTGGTGGTCGAGTAACATATATTTCAGG agGACCACCAGAATCAAGTTTATCTGGTCCAGGTGCACCACCACCAGGTATGAGTGGTCCATCTCGAGGTAATTCACGAGGTTCACCAGGTGGTTTTCGTGGCAGAGGACGAGGTGATTTTAGTAGCCGTGGTGAAAGTCGTGGAGGTGGATACAGAGGACGTGGTTCAGGAATGGATAGAGGTGGTGGAAGAGgttcaagtaatttttcacGTGGTGGAGGTGGTCCACCAAGAGGCAGTATGGGTAGAGGAAATGGTGGTCCTAGTTCTGGTTATAATGATAGAGGAAGTCGTGGTAATGGTGTTGATCGTGGTAGTCGTGGTGGACCAATGAAACGAGGTAGAGGACCACCAGGAGTTGGAGGTCCACCAAAAAGACCAAGATATGATCCACCACCAACACAAGCTGTCAATGGTTATGCTGCACAACCAACAAG tCAAGGATATGGTAATCCAGGCAATGGATATGGTGGTCAACAACAAGCAGCACCTGTAAGTGGATATGCTGCTGGTGGCGGTGGTGGTGGAGGTAGTGCATATGGTCCTCCACAAGGTGGATATCAACAATCATCATATCCAAGTTATGAAGCTTATCCAGCACCAGCTGATTATTCACAACCAGCTTATCCAGCACAAGCACCACCAGACAACAGATATGTACAACAAGTACCTGTCACCGGTGGATTTAATTCAGATCCTTACAATTATGGTAAAGCACCACAACAAG tGGGTTATCAACAAGAATCAGTTGCACCAGtacttggtggtggtggtggtgaagATGGTGGTGGTTATCCAGGTAATCCTTATGATGATCAATCATGTAATCCAGCAGTTATGACCGGCAGAGGTGGCTACTCAACACACTACG atTATTCAAGTCAAGACGGAGGTTATGGAAAACAGGATTATG
- the LOC122851347 gene encoding glycine-rich cell wall structural protein 1.8-like isoform X1, which produces MEGAPPSRGGFRGRGGGPMRGRGSFGDRGRGGPPRGGMMRGRGGPGPMRGSPPGMRGRGGPPRGGRVTYISGGPPESSLSGPGAPPPGMSGPSRGNSRGSPGGFRGRGRGDFSSRGESRGGGYRGRGSGMDRGGGRGSSNFSRGGGGPPRGSMGRGNGGPSSGYNDRGSRGNGVDRGSRGGPMKRGRGPPGVGGPPKRPRYDPPPTQAVNGYAAQPTSQGYGNPGNGYGGQQQAAPVSGYAAGGGGGGGSAYGPPQGGYQQSSYPSYEAYPAPADYSQPAYPAQAPPDNRYVQQVPVTGGFNSDPYNYGKAPQQVGYQQESVAPVLGGGGGEDGGGYPGNPYDDQSCNPAVMTGRGGYSTHYDYSSQDGGYGKQDYGGSVGYQNVQSQRYY; this is translated from the exons atgGAAGGTGCACCACCAAGTCGAGGTGGTTTTAGAGGTCGAGGTGGTGGTCCAATGCGTGGACGTGGAAGCTTTGGTGACAGAGGAAG ggGCGGCCCACCCAGAGGAGGAATGATGCGAGGTCGAGGTGGTCCTGGTCCAATGAGAGGTAGTCCACCAGGTATGAGAGGTCGTGGTGGTCCTCCCCGTGGTGGTCGAGTAACATATATTTCAGG agGACCACCAGAATCAAGTTTATCTGGTCCAGGTGCACCACCACCAGGTATGAGTGGTCCATCTCGAGGTAATTCACGAGGTTCACCAGGTGGTTTTCGTGGCAGAGGACGAGGTGATTTTAGTAGCCGTGGTGAAAGTCGTGGAGGTGGATACAGAGGACGTGGTTCAGGAATGGATAGAGGTGGTGGAAGAGgttcaagtaatttttcacGTGGTGGAGGTGGTCCACCAAGAGGCAGTATGGGTAGAGGAAATGGTGGTCCTAGTTCTGGTTATAATGATAGAGGAAGTCGTGGTAATGGTGTTGATCGTGGTAGTCGTGGTGGACCAATGAAACGAGGTAGAGGACCACCAGGAGTTGGAGGTCCACCAAAAAGACCAAGATATGATCCACCACCAACACAAGCTGTCAATGGTTATGCTGCACAACCAACAAG tCAAGGATATGGTAATCCAGGCAATGGATATGGTGGTCAACAACAAGCAGCACCTGTAAGTGGATATGCTGCTGGTGGCGGTGGTGGTGGAGGTAGTGCATATGGTCCTCCACAAGGTGGATATCAACAATCATCATATCCAAGTTATGAAGCTTATCCAGCACCAGCTGATTATTCACAACCAGCTTATCCAGCACAAGCACCACCAGACAACAGATATGTACAACAAGTACCTGTCACCGGTGGATTTAATTCAGATCCTTACAATTATGGTAAAGCACCACAACAAG tGGGTTATCAACAAGAATCAGTTGCACCAGtacttggtggtggtggtggtgaagATGGTGGTGGTTATCCAGGTAATCCTTATGATGATCAATCATGTAATCCAGCAGTTATGACCGGCAGAGGTGGCTACTCAACACACTACG atTATTCAAGTCAAGACGGAGGTTATGGAAAACAGGATTATG GTGGCAGTGTTGGTTACCAAAACGTCCAGTCCCAGCGatactattaa
- the LOC122851347 gene encoding keratin, type I cytoskeletal 9-like isoform X6, whose protein sequence is MEGAPPSRGGFRGRGGGPMRGRGSFGDRGRGGMMRGRGGPGPMRGSPPGMRGRGGPPRGGRVTYISGGPPESSLSGPGAPPPGMSGPSRGNSRGSPGGFRGRGRGDFSSRGESRGGGYRGRGSGMDRGGGRGSSNFSRGGGGPPRGSMGRGNGGPSSGYNDRGSRGNGVDRGSRGGPMKRGRGPPGVGGPPKRPRYDPPPTQAVNGYAAQPTSQGYGNPGNGYGGQQQAAPVSGYAAGGGGGGGSAYGPPQGGYQQSSYPSYEAYPAPADYSQPAYPAQAPPDNRYVQQVPVTGGFNSDPYNYVGYQQESVAPVLGGGGGEDGGGYPGNPYDDQSCNPAVMTGRGGYSTHYDYSSQDGGYGKQDYGKYQSIESQYY, encoded by the exons atgGAAGGTGCACCACCAAGTCGAGGTGGTTTTAGAGGTCGAGGTGGTGGTCCAATGCGTGGACGTGGAAGCTTTGGTGACAGAGGAAG AGGAGGAATGATGCGAGGTCGAGGTGGTCCTGGTCCAATGAGAGGTAGTCCACCAGGTATGAGAGGTCGTGGTGGTCCTCCCCGTGGTGGTCGAGTAACATATATTTCAGG agGACCACCAGAATCAAGTTTATCTGGTCCAGGTGCACCACCACCAGGTATGAGTGGTCCATCTCGAGGTAATTCACGAGGTTCACCAGGTGGTTTTCGTGGCAGAGGACGAGGTGATTTTAGTAGCCGTGGTGAAAGTCGTGGAGGTGGATACAGAGGACGTGGTTCAGGAATGGATAGAGGTGGTGGAAGAGgttcaagtaatttttcacGTGGTGGAGGTGGTCCACCAAGAGGCAGTATGGGTAGAGGAAATGGTGGTCCTAGTTCTGGTTATAATGATAGAGGAAGTCGTGGTAATGGTGTTGATCGTGGTAGTCGTGGTGGACCAATGAAACGAGGTAGAGGACCACCAGGAGTTGGAGGTCCACCAAAAAGACCAAGATATGATCCACCACCAACACAAGCTGTCAATGGTTATGCTGCACAACCAACAAG tCAAGGATATGGTAATCCAGGCAATGGATATGGTGGTCAACAACAAGCAGCACCTGTAAGTGGATATGCTGCTGGTGGCGGTGGTGGTGGAGGTAGTGCATATGGTCCTCCACAAGGTGGATATCAACAATCATCATATCCAAGTTATGAAGCTTATCCAGCACCAGCTGATTATTCACAACCAGCTTATCCAGCACAAGCACCACCAGACAACAGATATGTACAACAAGTACCTGTCACCGGTGGATTTAATTCAGATCCTTACAATTATG tGGGTTATCAACAAGAATCAGTTGCACCAGtacttggtggtggtggtggtgaagATGGTGGTGGTTATCCAGGTAATCCTTATGATGATCAATCATGTAATCCAGCAGTTATGACCGGCAGAGGTGGCTACTCAACACACTACG atTATTCAAGTCAAGACGGAGGTTATGGAAAACAGGATTATGGTAAGTACCAGTCAATTGAAAGCCAATACTATTGA
- the LOC122851347 gene encoding glycine-rich cell wall structural protein 1.8-like isoform X3, with protein sequence MEGAPPSRGGFRGRGGGPMRGRGSFGDRGRGGMMRGRGGPGPMRGSPPGMRGRGGPPRGGRVTYISGGPPESSLSGPGAPPPGMSGPSRGNSRGSPGGFRGRGRGDFSSRGESRGGGYRGRGSGMDRGGGRGSSNFSRGGGGPPRGSMGRGNGGPSSGYNDRGSRGNGVDRGSRGGPMKRGRGPPGVGGPPKRPRYDPPPTQAVNGYAAQPTSQGYGNPGNGYGGQQQAAPVSGYAAGGGGGGGSAYGPPQGGYQQSSYPSYEAYPAPADYSQPAYPAQAPPDNRYVQQVPVTGGFNSDPYNYGKAPQQVGYQQESVAPVLGGGGGEDGGGYPGNPYDDQSCNPAVMTGRGGYSTHYDYSSQDGGYGKQDYGGSVGYQNVQSQRYY encoded by the exons atgGAAGGTGCACCACCAAGTCGAGGTGGTTTTAGAGGTCGAGGTGGTGGTCCAATGCGTGGACGTGGAAGCTTTGGTGACAGAGGAAG AGGAGGAATGATGCGAGGTCGAGGTGGTCCTGGTCCAATGAGAGGTAGTCCACCAGGTATGAGAGGTCGTGGTGGTCCTCCCCGTGGTGGTCGAGTAACATATATTTCAGG agGACCACCAGAATCAAGTTTATCTGGTCCAGGTGCACCACCACCAGGTATGAGTGGTCCATCTCGAGGTAATTCACGAGGTTCACCAGGTGGTTTTCGTGGCAGAGGACGAGGTGATTTTAGTAGCCGTGGTGAAAGTCGTGGAGGTGGATACAGAGGACGTGGTTCAGGAATGGATAGAGGTGGTGGAAGAGgttcaagtaatttttcacGTGGTGGAGGTGGTCCACCAAGAGGCAGTATGGGTAGAGGAAATGGTGGTCCTAGTTCTGGTTATAATGATAGAGGAAGTCGTGGTAATGGTGTTGATCGTGGTAGTCGTGGTGGACCAATGAAACGAGGTAGAGGACCACCAGGAGTTGGAGGTCCACCAAAAAGACCAAGATATGATCCACCACCAACACAAGCTGTCAATGGTTATGCTGCACAACCAACAAG tCAAGGATATGGTAATCCAGGCAATGGATATGGTGGTCAACAACAAGCAGCACCTGTAAGTGGATATGCTGCTGGTGGCGGTGGTGGTGGAGGTAGTGCATATGGTCCTCCACAAGGTGGATATCAACAATCATCATATCCAAGTTATGAAGCTTATCCAGCACCAGCTGATTATTCACAACCAGCTTATCCAGCACAAGCACCACCAGACAACAGATATGTACAACAAGTACCTGTCACCGGTGGATTTAATTCAGATCCTTACAATTATGGTAAAGCACCACAACAAG tGGGTTATCAACAAGAATCAGTTGCACCAGtacttggtggtggtggtggtgaagATGGTGGTGGTTATCCAGGTAATCCTTATGATGATCAATCATGTAATCCAGCAGTTATGACCGGCAGAGGTGGCTACTCAACACACTACG atTATTCAAGTCAAGACGGAGGTTATGGAAAACAGGATTATG GTGGCAGTGTTGGTTACCAAAACGTCCAGTCCCAGCGatactattaa
- the LOC122851347 gene encoding glycine-rich protein DOT1-like isoform X7: MEGAPPSRGGFRGRGGGPMRGRGSFGDRGRGGPPRGGMMRGRGGPGPMRGSPPGMRGRGGPPRGGRVTYISGGPPESSLSGPGAPPPGMSGPSRGNSRGSPGGFRGRGRGDFSSRGESRGGGYRGRGSGMDRGGGRGSSNFSRGGGGPPRGSMGRGNGGPSSGYNDRGSRGNGVDRGSRGGPMKRGRGPPGVGGPPKRPRYDPPPTQAVNGYAAQPTSQGYGNPGNGYGGQQQAAPVSGYAAGGGGGGGSAYGPPQGGYQQSSYPSYEAYPAPADYSQPAYPAQAPPDNRYVQQVPVTGGFNSDPYNYVGYQQESVAPVLGGGGGEDGGGYPGNPYDDQSCNPAVMTGRGGYSTHYDYSSQDGGYGKQDYG; encoded by the exons atgGAAGGTGCACCACCAAGTCGAGGTGGTTTTAGAGGTCGAGGTGGTGGTCCAATGCGTGGACGTGGAAGCTTTGGTGACAGAGGAAG ggGCGGCCCACCCAGAGGAGGAATGATGCGAGGTCGAGGTGGTCCTGGTCCAATGAGAGGTAGTCCACCAGGTATGAGAGGTCGTGGTGGTCCTCCCCGTGGTGGTCGAGTAACATATATTTCAGG agGACCACCAGAATCAAGTTTATCTGGTCCAGGTGCACCACCACCAGGTATGAGTGGTCCATCTCGAGGTAATTCACGAGGTTCACCAGGTGGTTTTCGTGGCAGAGGACGAGGTGATTTTAGTAGCCGTGGTGAAAGTCGTGGAGGTGGATACAGAGGACGTGGTTCAGGAATGGATAGAGGTGGTGGAAGAGgttcaagtaatttttcacGTGGTGGAGGTGGTCCACCAAGAGGCAGTATGGGTAGAGGAAATGGTGGTCCTAGTTCTGGTTATAATGATAGAGGAAGTCGTGGTAATGGTGTTGATCGTGGTAGTCGTGGTGGACCAATGAAACGAGGTAGAGGACCACCAGGAGTTGGAGGTCCACCAAAAAGACCAAGATATGATCCACCACCAACACAAGCTGTCAATGGTTATGCTGCACAACCAACAAG tCAAGGATATGGTAATCCAGGCAATGGATATGGTGGTCAACAACAAGCAGCACCTGTAAGTGGATATGCTGCTGGTGGCGGTGGTGGTGGAGGTAGTGCATATGGTCCTCCACAAGGTGGATATCAACAATCATCATATCCAAGTTATGAAGCTTATCCAGCACCAGCTGATTATTCACAACCAGCTTATCCAGCACAAGCACCACCAGACAACAGATATGTACAACAAGTACCTGTCACCGGTGGATTTAATTCAGATCCTTACAATTATG tGGGTTATCAACAAGAATCAGTTGCACCAGtacttggtggtggtggtggtgaagATGGTGGTGGTTATCCAGGTAATCCTTATGATGATCAATCATGTAATCCAGCAGTTATGACCGGCAGAGGTGGCTACTCAACACACTACG atTATTCAAGTCAAGACGGAGGTTATGGAAAACAGGATTATG
- the LOC122851347 gene encoding glycine-rich cell wall structural protein 1.8-like isoform X2 yields MEGAPPSRGGFRGRGGGPMRGRGSFGDRGRGGPPRGGMMRGRGGPGPMRGSPPGMRGRGGPPRGGRVTYISGGPPESSLSGPGAPPPGMSGPSRGNSRGSPGGFRGRGRGDFSSRGESRGGGYRGRGSGMDRGGGRGSSNFSRGGGGPPRGSMGRGNGGPSSGYNDRGSRGNGVDRGSRGGPMKRGRGPPGVGGPPKRPRYDPPPTQAVNGYAAQPTSQGYGNPGNGYGGQQQAAPVSGYAAGGGGGGGSAYGPPQGGYQQSSYPSYEAYPAPADYSQPAYPAQAPPDNRYVQQVPVTGGFNSDPYNYGKAPQQVGYQQESVAPVLGGGGGEDGGGYPGNPYDDQSCNPAVMTGRGGYSTHYDYSSQDGGYGKQDYGKYQSIESQYY; encoded by the exons atgGAAGGTGCACCACCAAGTCGAGGTGGTTTTAGAGGTCGAGGTGGTGGTCCAATGCGTGGACGTGGAAGCTTTGGTGACAGAGGAAG ggGCGGCCCACCCAGAGGAGGAATGATGCGAGGTCGAGGTGGTCCTGGTCCAATGAGAGGTAGTCCACCAGGTATGAGAGGTCGTGGTGGTCCTCCCCGTGGTGGTCGAGTAACATATATTTCAGG agGACCACCAGAATCAAGTTTATCTGGTCCAGGTGCACCACCACCAGGTATGAGTGGTCCATCTCGAGGTAATTCACGAGGTTCACCAGGTGGTTTTCGTGGCAGAGGACGAGGTGATTTTAGTAGCCGTGGTGAAAGTCGTGGAGGTGGATACAGAGGACGTGGTTCAGGAATGGATAGAGGTGGTGGAAGAGgttcaagtaatttttcacGTGGTGGAGGTGGTCCACCAAGAGGCAGTATGGGTAGAGGAAATGGTGGTCCTAGTTCTGGTTATAATGATAGAGGAAGTCGTGGTAATGGTGTTGATCGTGGTAGTCGTGGTGGACCAATGAAACGAGGTAGAGGACCACCAGGAGTTGGAGGTCCACCAAAAAGACCAAGATATGATCCACCACCAACACAAGCTGTCAATGGTTATGCTGCACAACCAACAAG tCAAGGATATGGTAATCCAGGCAATGGATATGGTGGTCAACAACAAGCAGCACCTGTAAGTGGATATGCTGCTGGTGGCGGTGGTGGTGGAGGTAGTGCATATGGTCCTCCACAAGGTGGATATCAACAATCATCATATCCAAGTTATGAAGCTTATCCAGCACCAGCTGATTATTCACAACCAGCTTATCCAGCACAAGCACCACCAGACAACAGATATGTACAACAAGTACCTGTCACCGGTGGATTTAATTCAGATCCTTACAATTATGGTAAAGCACCACAACAAG tGGGTTATCAACAAGAATCAGTTGCACCAGtacttggtggtggtggtggtgaagATGGTGGTGGTTATCCAGGTAATCCTTATGATGATCAATCATGTAATCCAGCAGTTATGACCGGCAGAGGTGGCTACTCAACACACTACG atTATTCAAGTCAAGACGGAGGTTATGGAAAACAGGATTATGGTAAGTACCAGTCAATTGAAAGCCAATACTATTGA